From Bacteroidales bacterium, one genomic window encodes:
- a CDS encoding alkaline phosphatase family protein, producing MNKLFLLVSIVFLTLLFSCKNNYDNTEDTYLVVLSMDGFRWDYPNHASTPTLDSIASVGVRAEGLIPAFPSKTFPNHYTMATGLYPDHHGLVNNTFFDPETKTIYRIGDSATRNNPYYYGGEPIWVTAAKAGMKTASFFWVGSELPIGGVQPDYWKQYETRFPFEQRIDTIIYWLNLPVEKRPRLIMWYMHEPDAIGHKYGPDCLETYDMVTYLDSLVGVFCGKINTLPHADRMNLIFTSDHGMAAISEDKVIDLKEIIPADWLEEVVGGNPNYNILAKVGYADSVYNLLQSVENIKAWKNPDVPASLHYGTNPRTLDITVVADIGWSIHWRRNPNYSNSGGTHGFDPAHPDMHAIFYASGPAFKKSWTHPRFENVNLYVLMAELLGLQPAANDGKMENIKEMLN from the coding sequence ATGAATAAATTATTCCTGCTGGTTTCCATCGTTTTTCTAACCCTGTTGTTTTCCTGTAAAAACAACTATGATAACACTGAGGATACTTACCTCGTGGTTCTTTCGATGGATGGTTTCAGGTGGGATTATCCCAACCATGCATCTACCCCAACATTGGACTCCATTGCCAGTGTTGGTGTTAGAGCAGAGGGTCTGATCCCGGCTTTTCCTTCCAAGACCTTCCCTAATCACTACACAATGGCAACAGGGCTTTATCCCGATCATCACGGACTGGTGAACAACACTTTTTTCGATCCGGAAACAAAAACCATTTACAGGATTGGTGACAGCGCTACAAGAAACAATCCTTATTACTATGGAGGAGAACCCATTTGGGTGACTGCAGCAAAAGCAGGAATGAAAACTGCCTCTTTCTTCTGGGTGGGAAGCGAGTTGCCAATCGGGGGTGTCCAGCCGGATTACTGGAAACAATACGAAACCCGTTTCCCTTTTGAACAGCGGATAGATACGATAATTTACTGGTTGAATCTGCCCGTTGAAAAACGTCCGCGATTAATCATGTGGTACATGCATGAACCAGATGCCATTGGTCACAAATATGGGCCTGACTGCCTGGAAACCTACGATATGGTGACCTATCTCGACAGCCTGGTTGGTGTATTTTGCGGAAAAATAAATACGCTGCCACATGCTGACCGAATGAATTTGATCTTCACCTCCGATCACGGAATGGCAGCGATTTCGGAGGATAAAGTTATCGATCTGAAGGAAATCATTCCGGCTGATTGGTTAGAAGAGGTGGTTGGCGGAAATCCGAATTACAATATCCTGGCAAAAGTAGGTTATGCAGACTCGGTTTATAACCTGCTTCAATCAGTTGAAAACATAAAAGCGTGGAAAAATCCAGATGTTCCTGCATCGCTGCATTATGGCACGAATCCAAGAACTTTGGATATTACGGTAGTTGCTGATATCGGCTGGAGCATCCATTGGCGCAGAAACCCCAATTACAGCAACAGTGGCGGCACTCATGGGTTTGATCCAGCTCATCCTGATATGCACGCCATTTTTTATGCTTCCGGACCGGCATTCAAAAAAAGCTGGACACACCCACGGTTTGAGAATGTTAACCTATATGTGCTGATGGCAGAACTTCTTGGACTGCAGCCGGCAGCAAATGACGGGAAAATGGAAAACATTAAAGAAATGTTGAATTAA
- a CDS encoding TonB-dependent receptor, translated as MNGRVFGTGGETLPGATVLALDVPSGSQYGTVTDLDGYYRLPNLNVGGPYKVTISYVGFEPFVKEGIYLQLGQTLKLDANLSEQATAIEGVEIVAQQQDLFDGNRTGAETAISMQTIESLPSVGRNLSDYTRLTPQARVTQLGGVEIAGMNNRYNSIYIDGAVNNDVFGLTNQGTNGGQTGISPFSVDIIDQISIQIAPYDIKLGGFAGAGINAVTRKGTNEFSGSAYFVMRNEGLAGKTPTDNEEVERKKLSEFTSNTYGFRLGGPIIKNKLFFFFNAEIQKDETPQPFDFATFNGDVTQDELNQLTTKLKGYGYDPGAYTDVIRSLEGTKIFGRIDYNINKVHKLMFRHQYTEGISTSPANSSTTNLRFANSGIYFPSKTNTTAIELKSNISSDMSNSLIIGITSVRDDRDPMGGNFPYVRIKDGNSNIYFGSEEFSTGNELNQDIITLTDNFELYRGKHTITIGTHNEYYDMYNLFIRQNFGSYQFNSISDFLNDAPGYQFDRTFSAVDNVTGDGSQAAAVFSALQLGFYAQDEIQVNDQLKVTAGLRVDIPMFLDDPKENKDFNDNVIPILEEHGWDTEGAKTGQMPDVAIMFNPRVGFNYDVKGDKTLQIRGGAGLFTSRIPYVWPGASFQNNAVMTGGMRVTAAGSPELIFNPDWNNQPSVPPTQPSGQVDIFAKEFKFPKVFRASVAADKKLPWGLVGTVEAIYTKTLNNVLYYNLRYEKTGNLTGTGDDRPIWSRIDLGKDPNTDKNRAYTDIILGTNTSEGYSYNLTAQLQKTFDNGFVGSIAYTYGQTKSMNDGVSSQNSSQWRVPNVRGKNDIDLATSDFSPGHRIVGYTTYKREYANHFATSISLFYTGQSGDLYSYGYADGSSKFLGEDNQSLELIYVPKDRNDINLIDKLDADGNVVLSADQQWTDLNAFIEGDDYLSGRRGQYAERNSSRVPFMNIFDLRIAQDFFVMAGGKRNTLQVALDIFNLGNMLNKDWGRIYYASGAYYNNYPLIKMEGFEADNTTPKYSFTKPKGEVWAIDDSGIFSSRWQGQITLRYIFN; from the coding sequence ATTAACGGCCGTGTTTTTGGCACAGGCGGCGAAACATTACCGGGAGCAACTGTTTTAGCGCTGGATGTCCCAAGTGGTTCGCAGTATGGAACAGTTACCGACCTCGACGGGTATTACAGGTTACCCAACCTTAATGTCGGCGGGCCTTACAAGGTAACAATATCCTACGTAGGTTTTGAGCCTTTCGTTAAGGAAGGGATTTATCTTCAGTTGGGGCAAACGCTCAAGCTGGATGCTAACCTCAGCGAGCAGGCCACAGCTATTGAAGGGGTTGAAATTGTTGCTCAGCAGCAAGACCTCTTCGATGGTAACCGCACCGGTGCTGAAACAGCCATCAGCATGCAAACCATTGAATCACTGCCTTCTGTTGGCAGAAACCTTTCTGATTACACCCGTCTGACGCCCCAGGCCAGGGTTACCCAGCTGGGCGGTGTTGAGATTGCGGGGATGAACAACCGTTACAACTCCATTTATATTGATGGTGCTGTAAATAACGATGTTTTTGGTCTTACCAACCAGGGAACCAATGGAGGCCAAACAGGAATTTCACCATTTTCTGTAGATATCATCGACCAGATTTCGATCCAGATCGCTCCCTACGACATTAAACTCGGAGGTTTTGCCGGTGCTGGGATCAACGCAGTCACCCGTAAAGGCACGAACGAATTTTCCGGTTCAGCTTATTTTGTGATGCGTAATGAAGGATTAGCCGGAAAAACACCAACTGACAATGAGGAAGTGGAAAGAAAGAAACTGAGTGAATTTACCTCTAATACCTATGGTTTCAGACTTGGTGGCCCAATCATCAAGAACAAACTGTTCTTCTTTTTTAATGCAGAAATTCAAAAAGATGAAACGCCGCAACCTTTTGATTTTGCAACCTTTAACGGTGATGTTACACAAGATGAACTCAACCAGCTGACCACCAAACTAAAAGGTTACGGATATGATCCGGGTGCTTACACTGACGTGATCAGATCGTTGGAAGGGACCAAAATTTTTGGCCGTATCGACTATAACATCAATAAAGTTCACAAACTGATGTTCCGCCATCAATATACCGAAGGGATTTCAACAAGCCCGGCAAACTCTTCCACAACGAACCTGAGATTTGCCAATAGTGGTATCTATTTCCCATCAAAGACAAATACAACTGCCATTGAACTGAAAAGTAACATCAGCAGCGACATGAGCAACAGCCTGATCATCGGTATCACCTCAGTGCGTGACGACCGCGATCCTATGGGTGGAAACTTTCCCTATGTCAGGATTAAGGACGGAAACTCAAACATCTATTTCGGTTCTGAAGAGTTTTCAACCGGTAATGAGTTGAACCAGGATATCATCACCCTGACTGACAACTTCGAACTTTACAGAGGTAAACACACCATTACTATTGGCACACACAATGAGTACTACGACATGTACAACCTCTTTATCCGCCAGAACTTTGGTTCTTATCAGTTCAACAGCATCAGCGACTTTTTGAATGACGCTCCTGGTTATCAGTTCGATCGTACTTTCTCAGCTGTGGACAATGTGACCGGTGATGGTTCCCAGGCTGCTGCCGTATTTTCCGCTTTACAGCTTGGATTCTATGCCCAGGACGAAATCCAGGTGAATGATCAGCTGAAAGTTACTGCAGGTTTGCGTGTTGATATTCCAATGTTTCTGGACGATCCAAAAGAAAACAAAGACTTCAACGACAACGTAATTCCAATTTTAGAAGAACATGGATGGGATACCGAAGGCGCCAAAACCGGACAAATGCCTGATGTGGCGATCATGTTTAATCCACGCGTTGGCTTTAACTATGACGTTAAAGGTGACAAAACCCTTCAGATCAGAGGAGGCGCCGGACTGTTTACCAGCCGTATCCCATACGTATGGCCGGGTGCTTCATTCCAGAACAATGCTGTGATGACCGGCGGTATGCGTGTTACAGCAGCCGGTTCACCGGAGTTAATCTTTAACCCCGATTGGAATAATCAGCCCAGCGTACCACCAACCCAGCCTTCAGGCCAGGTGGATATCTTTGCTAAAGAATTCAAATTCCCCAAAGTGTTCCGTGCCAGTGTAGCTGCCGATAAAAAACTTCCATGGGGCCTTGTTGGAACTGTTGAGGCTATCTATACCAAAACACTCAACAACGTACTCTATTACAACCTCAGGTATGAAAAAACCGGCAACTTGACCGGAACCGGCGATGACCGCCCGATCTGGTCGCGTATTGACCTTGGCAAAGACCCGAATACAGATAAAAACCGCGCTTATACCGATATCATCCTCGGAACCAACACCAGCGAAGGATACTCCTATAACCTGACTGCCCAGTTGCAGAAAACTTTTGACAACGGTTTTGTAGGTAGCATCGCTTATACCTATGGCCAGACCAAATCGATGAACGATGGTGTGTCAAGCCAAAACTCTTCTCAATGGAGGGTACCCAACGTTAGAGGTAAAAACGACATTGACCTTGCTACTTCCGATTTCAGCCCTGGTCACAGAATCGTGGGTTATACCACCTATAAAAGAGAATACGCCAATCACTTTGCCACAAGCATTTCTCTTTTCTATACCGGACAATCCGGCGACCTTTACTCCTACGGTTATGCTGACGGATCAAGCAAGTTCCTTGGTGAAGACAACCAAAGTCTTGAATTGATTTATGTTCCTAAAGACCGGAATGACATCAATCTTATTGATAAGCTTGATGCGGACGGAAATGTTGTGCTTTCTGCCGATCAGCAATGGACAGACCTTAACGCTTTCATCGAGGGTGATGATTACCTGAGTGGTCGTCGTGGCCAATATGCCGAAAGAAACAGCTCCAGGGTGCCGTTTATGAACATTTTCGATCTTCGCATTGCACAGGATTTCTTTGTTATGGCCGGTGGCAAGCGTAACACCCTGCAGGTGGCGCTGGATATCTTCAACCTTGGTAATATGCTGAATAAAGATTGGGGCAGAATTTATTACGCTTCAGGCGCCTATTATAACAACTACCCGTTGATTAAAATGGAAGGTTTCGAGGCTGATAACACTACACCAAAATACTCATTCACAAAACCCAAAGGTGAAGTTTGGGCTATTGATGACAGCGGTATTTTCAGCTCAAGATGGCAGGGACAAATCACCCTCCGTTACATCTTTAATTAA
- a CDS encoding TonB-dependent receptor plug domain-containing protein, protein MIRFFFLISLVALVFSTRVANGQTMIEGRVLDAETKQPVGNVNVMLTHSASGSTTGVNGKFSLKSTFSDDSLKLTAIGYYPEVIGIRSNGQLLDLGDIFLRNQFIALEEVNIISSYANDRITPVSISTIPQRRIEEQLGDQPFPDIIKLVPGVYSTRTGGGSGDAEVNIRGFQQENIGLLLNGVPISSVENGLIYWNNWTGLADVARSVQVQRGLGASNVALNSVGGTINIITKTTEAEKGGFVDFSTSSYGNSKFSLGLSTGLLENGYAVNFLGSRTQGDGYVDATYVDAWAYFLSVSKSINSRHKLVLTALGAPERHGQRNLKLSQDEIDQYGLKFNKDWGSYNGQINNASENFYHKPWITLNHYWDISPKLFLATSLYISPGSGGGKWSDAYGWGTPSIFQYRNPSGQIDWDAIYENNATHQDTAFLANGESVTGFSKNVQTHFLASHTWNGLLSRLEYKANDHLKYTAGIHLRQFRSTLQQKVIDLLGGDFYIDDYSWSLAGPAGRDEIKTVGDIIKVHNGAINPSGTLFGQVDYEREKLNAFLSGSFTGTWYQRWDKYNYIDDIYSDVIGKVGFDLKTGVNYHLSDAHHLYANAGYFSRAPYYKYVFGNFTNVPSKDISNEKIKAAEAGYGYSANGTRARINFYYTVWEDKSFLSNEYIQLENNTQTRALVTGLNALHTGLEAELEHQLTDFLKLGGMLSVGDWQWKNDVTGVLFNDNNVAVDTVQVYADGLYVGGAPQFQAGLYGNLTILRKFSLTANWVYYDRHYSSFDPALRTNPDDRNQAFSIPAYSILDVHFSYPFNLMDQPARFGVSCFNAFGSNHIIRGEDGTDHSLETFSGFWGFGRTFSFSLRINFR, encoded by the coding sequence ATGATCAGATTTTTCTTTCTCATCAGCTTGGTAGCGCTGGTTTTCAGCACAAGAGTCGCTAATGGTCAGACCATGATTGAGGGGCGCGTGCTTGATGCCGAAACCAAACAACCTGTCGGCAATGTAAATGTAATGCTGACACATTCGGCATCGGGAAGCACCACCGGGGTCAATGGCAAATTCAGCCTGAAATCCACTTTTTCAGATGATTCCCTCAAACTGACTGCTATTGGTTATTATCCAGAGGTCATTGGTATCAGGAGCAATGGGCAATTGCTTGATCTCGGGGATATTTTTCTGCGGAATCAGTTCATTGCACTTGAGGAGGTCAACATCATTTCGTCTTACGCCAACGACCGCATCACGCCGGTTTCGATCTCCACCATCCCTCAGCGCCGGATTGAGGAGCAATTGGGAGACCAGCCATTCCCCGACATCATCAAGTTGGTTCCGGGCGTTTATTCAACCCGCACGGGAGGAGGCAGCGGCGACGCCGAGGTGAACATCCGCGGGTTTCAGCAGGAAAATATCGGATTGCTGCTCAACGGGGTACCGATTTCGAGTGTGGAGAACGGTCTGATTTACTGGAACAACTGGACCGGACTGGCGGATGTAGCGCGTTCGGTGCAGGTGCAGCGGGGGCTGGGCGCTTCAAATGTGGCGCTGAATTCGGTTGGAGGTACCATTAACATCATCACCAAAACCACCGAAGCGGAAAAGGGCGGCTTCGTTGATTTTTCAACATCAAGTTATGGAAATTCCAAATTTTCACTCGGCCTTTCAACCGGGCTGCTTGAAAACGGTTATGCCGTCAACTTTCTTGGATCGCGCACGCAGGGCGACGGTTATGTGGATGCCACTTACGTGGATGCCTGGGCCTATTTCCTTTCGGTGAGTAAAAGTATCAACTCACGTCATAAACTGGTGCTTACCGCGTTGGGAGCACCCGAGCGCCACGGCCAGCGAAACTTAAAACTCTCGCAGGATGAAATCGACCAATACGGCCTGAAATTCAACAAAGATTGGGGAAGCTACAACGGGCAGATCAACAATGCTTCGGAGAACTTTTACCACAAACCATGGATCACGCTGAACCACTACTGGGATATCAGTCCGAAATTATTTCTGGCCACATCACTCTACATTTCACCGGGATCAGGCGGCGGTAAATGGTCCGATGCATACGGCTGGGGAACGCCATCTATTTTTCAATACCGCAACCCTTCCGGCCAGATTGACTGGGATGCGATTTATGAAAACAACGCAACACATCAGGATACAGCATTCCTTGCAAACGGGGAATCGGTAACCGGTTTTTCAAAAAACGTCCAGACCCACTTTCTGGCCAGTCACACCTGGAACGGGCTGCTTTCAAGGTTGGAGTACAAGGCAAACGATCATTTGAAATACACCGCCGGAATTCACCTGCGGCAGTTCCGGTCAACATTGCAGCAGAAAGTTATTGACCTTCTGGGTGGGGACTTCTACATTGATGACTATTCCTGGTCATTGGCCGGTCCGGCAGGAAGAGATGAAATCAAGACCGTTGGCGACATCATCAAGGTTCATAATGGCGCCATCAATCCCTCAGGCACATTGTTCGGACAGGTGGATTATGAACGTGAAAAACTCAATGCATTTTTGAGCGGGTCATTTACAGGTACATGGTATCAGCGGTGGGACAAATACAATTACATTGACGATATTTACAGCGACGTGATCGGCAAGGTGGGATTTGACCTGAAAACCGGAGTAAATTACCATCTCAGCGACGCGCATCATCTTTATGCCAATGCCGGGTATTTCTCCCGTGCCCCTTATTACAAATACGTTTTCGGCAATTTTACCAATGTTCCCTCAAAAGACATATCGAACGAAAAAATCAAAGCAGCCGAAGCCGGCTATGGATATTCGGCCAATGGCACACGCGCCAGGATTAATTTTTATTACACAGTGTGGGAGGATAAAAGTTTTCTTTCGAACGAATACATCCAGCTCGAAAACAATACGCAAACCCGCGCCCTGGTTACCGGTCTGAATGCATTACACACCGGTTTAGAGGCTGAGCTGGAGCATCAACTGACAGATTTTCTGAAGCTTGGGGGGATGCTTTCGGTGGGCGATTGGCAATGGAAAAACGATGTAACGGGTGTGCTTTTTAATGATAACAATGTGGCTGTTGACACCGTGCAGGTTTATGCAGACGGACTGTATGTTGGGGGTGCTCCCCAGTTTCAGGCCGGATTGTATGGAAATCTCACCATTTTGAGAAAATTTTCCCTGACAGCTAATTGGGTCTATTACGACCGGCATTATTCCTCCTTCGATCCTGCACTGCGAACCAATCCCGACGACCGCAACCAGGCATTCAGCATCCCGGCATACTCCATCCTTGATGTGCATTTCAGCTACCCCTTCAACCTAATGGATCAACCCGCCCGTTTTGGCGTCAGCTGTTTTAATGCGTTCGGCAGCAATCACATTATCCGTGGTGAAGACGGTACCGACCATTCTTTGGAAACATTCAGCGGCTTCTGGGGATTTGGCCGGACGTTCAGTTTTTCGTTAAGGATCAATTTCCGGTAA